In Ipomoea triloba cultivar NCNSP0323 chromosome 15, ASM357664v1, one genomic interval encodes:
- the LOC116006981 gene encoding protein ZINC INDUCED FACILITATOR-LIKE 1-like → MASKSGSEYKEALLKKEEKCYYENCPGCKVEQQKELHTGVPIKMLLSIWVIVLCTALPISSLFPFLYFMIRDFKIAETEEDIGYYAGYVGSAFMLGRALTSVFWGLIADRYGRKPVIIFGTISVVIFNTLFGFSVNFWMAIITRFLHGCLNGLLGPIKAFAAEIFPDRYHSLGMSTVSTAWGIGLIIGPALGGFLAQPADKYPSLFSADSLFGRFPYLLPCLCISVFALMVTIYSFWLPETLHKHDSARVSAPDSYKTLEAAPEVAKDGEKPASKFSILRNWPLMSSIIVYCVFSLHDMAYTEIFSLWAESPRNLGGLSYSSDEVGVVLAISGFSLLVFQLVLYPIIERAIGPVMVSRVAGVLSIPLLTSYPYIAMLTGITLSVVLNCASLMKNVLSVSIITGMFILQNRAVDQDQRGAANGIAMTGMSIFKALGPAGGGSLYSWSEKRQDASFLPGSQMVFFILNVIEGLGVLLTFRPFLVEPPKH, encoded by the exons ATGGCGAGTAAATCGGGATCGGAGTACAAGGAGGCGTTGCTGAAGAAAGAGGAGAAATGTTACTATGAGAACTGCCCAGGCTGTAAGGTGGAGCAGCAGAAGGAGTTGCACACAGGAGTCCCCATCAAGATGCTCCTCTCCATTTGGGTTATTGTGCTTTGTACag CACTCCCAATATCATCTCTCTTTCCATTCCTTTACTTCATG ATAAGGGATTTCAAAATTGCAGAGACAGAAGAGGATATTGGTTACTATGCAGGTTATGTAG GATCGGCGTTCATGCTTGGGAGGGCGCTGACATCTGTGTTTTGGGGGTTGATTGCTGATCGATATGGTCGAAAACCAGTTATTATATTTGGCACTATCTCAGT GGTGATCTTCAATACTCTCTTCGGGTTTAGTGTGAACTTCTGGATGGCAATCATTACAAGATTTCTACATGGATGTTTAAATGGTTTGCTTGGACCAATAAAA GCATTTGCTGCAGAAATCTTTCCTGATCGATACCACTCTTTGGGAATGTCAACG GTTAGCACAGCTTGGGGAATAGGTTTAATCATAGGCCCAGCTTTGGGGGGCTTTCTTGCACAG CCTGCAGATAAGTATCCTTCATTGTTCTCAGCAGACTCTCTATTTGGAAG ATTTCCCTACCTCTTGCCTTGCCTATGCATTTCAGTCTTCGCGTTGATGGTGACCATTTATTCATTTTGGTTGCCG GAAACACTGCACAAACATGATTCAGCGCGTGTTTCAGCTCCCGACTCGTATAAAACTTTAGAGGCTGCACCTGAAGTGGCTAAGGATGGGGAAAAACCAGCTTCGAAATTTAGCATTTTAAGAAATTGGCCATTGATGTCGTCTATCATAGTGTATTGTGTCTTTTCGCTTCACGATATGGCTTATACAGAG ATATTCTCATTATGGGCTGAGAGCCCCAGAAACCTTGGCGGTTTAAGCTATTCTTCAGATGAGGTTGGAGTAGTTCTTGCAATCTCAG GGTTCAGCCTTCTGGTCTTTCAGCTTGTTTTGTATCCCATTATCGAGAGAGCCATTGGCCCTGTAATGGTGTCGCGAGTTGCAGGA GTCCTGTCAATACCCCTGTTGACAAGCTACCCCTACATCGCAATGCTAACCGGGATCACCCTTTCCGTGGTGTTAAACTGCGCATCCCTCATGAAAAACGTTTTGTCT GTGTCGATTATTACTGGAATGTTCATTCTGCAGAACAGAGCTGTG GACCAAGATCAAAGGGGAGCAGCGAATGGTATCGCGATGACTGGAATGTCAATCTTCAAAGCTTTAGGTCCAGCAGGAGGGGGATCACT ATATTCATGGTCAGAAAAGCGGCAAGATGCTTCCTTCCTCCCAG GCAGTCAGATGGTATTCTTTATTCTGAATGTGATTGAGGGACTTGGTGTTTTGCTCACTTTTAGACCATTTCTTGTTGAACCCCCAAAACACTAA